Proteins found in one Bacteroidota bacterium genomic segment:
- a CDS encoding OmpH family outer membrane protein has translation MNTKSLMISVIVMVLILTGYHFFFNARSYSLAYVDSSRLMTEYKGMEEVKKTNEARAKTWQSNVDTLALELQNDIKKYEKERGQMSEREKKTTEELIGRKQQQFMQYKEVTKNKASEEEQKITNEALAKVNSVITEFGKKNGYTFVFGTTSGNIVYASEAVNVTDRVLEVLNIQYEQNK, from the coding sequence GATTAGTGTAATTGTTATGGTGCTGATTTTAACGGGCTATCATTTTTTCTTCAATGCCCGCTCATACTCACTGGCCTATGTTGATTCGTCCCGGTTAATGACCGAATACAAGGGGATGGAAGAAGTGAAAAAAACAAATGAGGCCCGGGCCAAGACCTGGCAGTCCAATGTGGATACATTAGCCCTGGAGTTGCAAAACGACATAAAAAAATACGAAAAGGAAAGAGGGCAGATGAGCGAGCGCGAAAAGAAAACAACCGAGGAGCTAATTGGCCGTAAACAGCAGCAGTTTATGCAATACAAAGAGGTTACTAAAAACAAAGCGTCCGAAGAAGAACAAAAAATCACGAATGAAGCGTTGGCAAAAGTTAATAGTGTGATCACTGAATTTGGAAAAAAGAATGGTTACACCTTCGTTTTTGGTACCACATCGGGTAACATTGTGTATGCCAGCGAGGCCGTAAATGTAACCGATCGCGTTCTGGAGGTGTTGAACATTCAATACGAGCAAAATAAATAA